From the Opitutus sp. ER46 genome, one window contains:
- a CDS encoding MMPL family transporter: MLERFTTWMFRWRTPLIAVFAALTAVMAYFAVNVRVDASFNKSLPREHPYIQTFTKHQGTFGGANRVLVALVAKRGDMFNEQFFRELKRATDEVTFLPSIDRAQVQSLFTPNVRYIEVVEDGFTGGNVIPGDFTPTPANFATVRENIIKSGKLGQLVANDFTGAIVSAPVLEIDPNTGEKVDYVKVARGLERIRDRIAADTHGEIEVHIIGFAKVIGDVTEGAYGVMVLFGVAVVVTALLVWRYAGRWKLAAAPIVASLVAVVWQLGALTALGYGIDTFSILVPFLVFAIGVSHGVQKICTFRNEMFKGSDGPTAARAAFMQLILPGIVALCTDIVGFATMLVIKIQTIRELAITASLGVSVIIITNFYLLPLMLSYLRLPESYARWVAGQRAWGDRLCEQLAHKMKPRPSLLIIVVALALGLWGLSKAEDVRIGDTQVGVPELKPDSRYNRDTALITSKFSIGVDILQVMVETVPNGCVDHEVMTLMDQFEGRIRALDGVQSVISIASVAKTVNAGYSEGSLKWRVLPRNEQALAQAVSPVETSTGLLNSDGSVLPIMIFLRDHKAETLRAVTDAVKAFQADHSGAKAKFVLASGNAGVMAATNEVVAAAERPILYWVFGAVVVLCLLTFRSLRAALCIVTPLVIVSFLAYALMAYLNIGLKTSTLPMLALGIGIGVDYGIYIFARLQASLKAGEYFEDATVTALKDAGTAVVFTGLTLAIGVSSWLFSNLKFQADMGLLLTFMFLVNMVGAIVLMPAIARWFWRHHTGHTAVPFPMRKSGDAGVGNGG, translated from the coding sequence ATGCTCGAGAGATTCACAACTTGGATGTTCCGCTGGCGCACGCCGCTCATCGCGGTGTTTGCCGCGCTCACGGCGGTGATGGCGTACTTCGCCGTCAACGTTCGCGTTGACGCCAGCTTCAACAAGTCGCTCCCCCGCGAACATCCCTACATCCAGACCTTCACCAAGCACCAGGGCACCTTTGGCGGCGCCAATCGCGTGCTCGTCGCCCTGGTCGCGAAGCGCGGAGACATGTTCAACGAGCAGTTCTTCCGGGAACTGAAGCGTGCCACCGACGAGGTCACGTTCCTGCCGAGCATCGACCGCGCGCAGGTCCAGTCGTTGTTTACGCCGAACGTCCGGTATATTGAGGTCGTCGAGGATGGTTTCACGGGCGGCAACGTCATCCCGGGCGATTTCACGCCGACGCCGGCAAACTTCGCCACGGTGCGAGAGAACATCATCAAATCGGGCAAGCTCGGTCAGCTTGTGGCCAATGACTTTACCGGCGCGATCGTCAGTGCCCCCGTGCTCGAGATCGACCCCAACACGGGTGAGAAGGTCGACTACGTTAAGGTGGCGCGCGGGCTGGAGCGTATCCGCGACCGCATTGCCGCCGACACGCACGGCGAGATCGAGGTACACATCATCGGGTTCGCGAAGGTGATCGGTGACGTCACCGAGGGCGCCTACGGCGTGATGGTCCTGTTCGGCGTCGCCGTGGTCGTCACCGCCCTCCTGGTCTGGCGCTATGCCGGCCGGTGGAAGCTCGCGGCGGCCCCGATCGTGGCCTCATTGGTGGCGGTCGTATGGCAACTTGGCGCCCTCACCGCGCTGGGCTATGGCATCGACACGTTCTCCATTCTCGTGCCGTTCCTGGTGTTCGCGATTGGTGTCAGCCACGGGGTGCAGAAGATCTGCACGTTCCGCAACGAGATGTTCAAGGGCAGCGACGGCCCGACCGCCGCCCGGGCCGCGTTCATGCAGTTGATTCTTCCGGGCATCGTCGCGCTCTGCACCGACATCGTCGGCTTCGCCACGATGCTCGTGATCAAGATCCAGACGATCCGCGAACTCGCGATCACCGCGAGCCTGGGCGTGAGCGTCATCATCATCACCAACTTCTATCTGCTGCCGCTGATGCTCTCCTACCTGCGGCTGCCGGAATCGTACGCCCGTTGGGTCGCCGGGCAGCGCGCCTGGGGCGACCGCTTGTGCGAGCAACTCGCCCACAAGATGAAGCCGCGGCCGTCGCTGCTCATCATCGTGGTCGCGCTTGCGCTCGGCCTTTGGGGACTTTCGAAGGCGGAGGACGTTCGCATCGGCGACACGCAGGTCGGCGTGCCGGAGCTGAAGCCAGACTCCCGGTACAACCGGGACACCGCGCTCATCACGTCGAAGTTCAGCATCGGCGTGGATATCCTCCAGGTGATGGTGGAAACCGTGCCGAACGGTTGCGTTGACCACGAGGTGATGACCTTGATGGACCAGTTCGAGGGCCGGATCCGCGCCCTCGATGGCGTGCAGTCGGTGATATCGATTGCCTCCGTCGCCAAGACCGTGAACGCCGGCTATAGCGAGGGCTCGCTCAAGTGGCGGGTCCTGCCGCGCAACGAACAGGCCCTGGCCCAGGCGGTTTCACCGGTCGAGACCTCGACCGGCTTGCTCAATTCCGACGGCAGCGTGCTGCCCATCATGATCTTCCTCCGCGACCACAAGGCCGAGACGCTGCGTGCGGTGACCGACGCCGTGAAGGCGTTTCAGGCGGACCATTCCGGAGCCAAGGCGAAGTTCGTGCTCGCGAGCGGAAATGCCGGCGTGATGGCCGCGACCAACGAGGTCGTCGCGGCCGCGGAACGACCGATTCTGTATTGGGTGTTCGGGGCTGTCGTGGTGCTTTGCCTCCTCACGTTCCGCTCGCTCCGCGCGGCGCTGTGCATCGTCACTCCCCTCGTGATCGTGAGCTTCCTGGCCTACGCGCTGATGGCTTACCTCAACATCGGGCTGAAGACCTCGACGCTCCCGATGCTGGCGCTGGGTATCGGCATCGGCGTCGACTACGGCATCTACATCTTCGCGCGGCTCCAGGCCTCGTTGAAGGCGGGCGAGTATTTCGAGGACGCAACCGTGACGGCGTTGAAGGATGCCGGGACGGCGGTCGTGTTTACCGGCCTGACCCTGGCGATCGGCGTGAGCAGCTGGCTCTTCTCCAATCTCAAGTTCCAGGCCGACATGGGCCTGCTCCTCACGTTCATGTTCCTCGTGAACATGGTCGGCGCGATTGTCCTGATGCCCGCGATCGCGCGCTGGTTCTGGCGCCACCACACCGGACACACGGCCGTGCCTTTCCCAATGCGCAAGAGCGGAGATGCTGGAGTCGGAAACGGCGGCTGA
- a CDS encoding AI-2E family transporter, translated as MPADPTAAPLLSETQRRIVGFALTLLALFASLALIVAAFAGFGALLGFFSSVIWPLAVAGVLALILRPVVDWLERRMRLRRLAAVILLYGAVLLLISGALLLILPPLIDQTLEFIAYVPTLWENVTTYVQQHYPAWMETVRGQLERRGLPSISEMIGTETKALLAQTVPSLRMAFGGLLNVVGFLTHVVIIPVYLFFFLLMRGEPTQHLGSHLPFLRPSVRDDVVFLANEFVGIIESFFRGQLLIGLCMGLLYAAGFTIVGLKFGLFIGLALGFLNIIPYLGTILGLATTLPLAFFQPDGGLQLVGWVIGVTLIVQAIESWVLTPKIMGDQTGLHPAAIIFAVFFWGTAFHGVLGMLLAVPLTAFFVTAWRLAKRKYFRADA; from the coding sequence ATGCCTGCTGATCCCACCGCCGCCCCACTCCTCTCGGAGACTCAGCGCCGCATTGTCGGGTTTGCGCTCACGTTGCTGGCCCTGTTCGCGTCGCTGGCGCTCATCGTGGCGGCGTTCGCCGGATTCGGCGCGCTGCTTGGATTCTTCTCATCGGTGATCTGGCCCCTCGCGGTGGCCGGAGTGCTCGCGCTGATCCTGCGGCCGGTGGTCGACTGGCTCGAACGGCGGATGCGACTGCGGCGGCTGGCGGCCGTCATCCTCCTCTATGGCGCGGTCCTGCTCCTGATCTCCGGTGCCCTGCTGCTCATCCTTCCTCCGCTGATCGACCAGACCCTCGAGTTCATCGCGTACGTGCCGACGCTCTGGGAGAACGTCACGACGTACGTCCAGCAGCACTATCCCGCGTGGATGGAAACCGTGCGTGGCCAGCTGGAACGGCGCGGGCTGCCGAGCATCTCGGAGATGATCGGCACGGAGACGAAGGCGCTGCTGGCGCAAACCGTACCGTCGCTGCGCATGGCCTTTGGCGGACTGCTCAACGTGGTCGGGTTCCTCACCCACGTGGTCATCATTCCGGTGTACCTGTTCTTCTTCCTGCTGATGCGCGGGGAGCCGACCCAGCATCTCGGCAGCCACCTGCCCTTCCTGCGGCCGAGCGTGCGCGACGATGTGGTGTTCCTGGCAAACGAGTTTGTCGGCATCATCGAGTCGTTCTTCCGCGGGCAGCTGCTGATTGGGCTCTGCATGGGGCTGCTCTATGCCGCGGGCTTCACGATTGTCGGATTGAAGTTCGGCCTCTTCATCGGCCTCGCGCTCGGCTTCCTCAACATCATCCCCTACCTCGGTACCATCCTCGGCCTGGCGACGACGCTGCCGCTTGCCTTCTTCCAGCCGGACGGTGGCCTGCAACTGGTGGGTTGGGTGATCGGGGTGACACTGATCGTCCAGGCGATCGAGAGCTGGGTGCTGACGCCGAAGATCATGGGGGATCAGACCGGGCTGCACCCGGCTGCGATCATTTTCGCCGTCTTCTTCTGGGGCACGGCGTTTCACGGCGTGCTCGGCATGCTGCTCGCGGTGCCGCTGACGGCGTTCTTCGTGACGGCGTGGCGCCTGGCCAAGCGCAAGTATTTCCGCGCCGATGCCTGA
- a CDS encoding zinc ribbon domain-containing protein, translating to MPELPAPDECANCGARIPRGAKACPECGADERTGWRDSSIYDGLDLPESAYADENTPAPRRRSTRVNGLPWYWWAVAAALLVGLLLWWLGALR from the coding sequence ATGCCTGAGCTGCCTGCGCCCGACGAATGCGCCAATTGCGGCGCACGCATCCCCCGCGGAGCCAAGGCGTGTCCCGAGTGTGGCGCCGACGAACGCACGGGATGGCGGGACAGCTCGATCTACGACGGTCTCGACCTGCCGGAGTCCGCCTATGCCGACGAGAACACCCCGGCCCCGCGGCGACGATCCACCCGGGTCAATGGGCTGCCCTGGTACTGGTGGGCGGTTGCCGCTGCGCTGCTGGTGGGATTGCTCCTCTGGTGGCTTGGGGCGCTGCGGTGA